A stretch of DNA from Nitrospira sp.:
CGCTTTCTCGTATGAACCAACGGCCACTCAGCCTTGAGGGAACAACCTCAGGCCAGTGGGTCGTCATCGACTTCGGTGATGTCGTGGCCCACGTGTTTCGACAGGAGGCCCGATCACATTATGCGATCGAGCGGCTCTGGAGCGACGCACGACAGATTCCCATTTCCGACAAGACCTCATCAGCACCGACTCCAGAGGCAAAGGAGCGGCTGACCCGGAAAGCACGTTCGTAGAAGATGGTTTAAGCGATGTTTAAACTGCTGATCACCATTTTTCTCATCAGTGCCGGCGTGTTTGTCTACAGCTACTTCCGCGAGCTCAATCCAGGCACCGTCGTCATCCATACCGGTCCCGGAGTGGAGTTCGATCTCAATCTCGTCACGCTCGTATTAATTTCAATGGCTGGAGGAGCCGTCCTTGCGACATTCGTCGTCGGTTTGCAACAGACCGCCCATCTCA
This window harbors:
- the rsfS gene encoding ribosome silencing factor, translating into MLDKKALDVQVLHVAPLTSIADYLVLGSAESDRQARAVADSVVDALSRMNQRPLSLEGTTSGQWVVIDFGDVVAHVFRQEARSHYAIERLWSDARQIPISDKTSSAPTPEAKERLTRKARS